The candidate division WOR-3 bacterium DNA window TTCTTTCAGTTTCGTCTCGTGCAGCAACGTTTTCACGCTTCCTCGCAACGCAAGCCAGTCTCTTGGCGGAATGCCAGCCGACTTTGCGGCCGCCCTCAGGGGGTCACCATGTACCTGGGCTAGAGCTGAAGTCAACGTCAGGCTATGGCAACACACATAGCTGAATTCAGTGGTCGTTCCACCAGCGACCCTCTGGCCCGAAGCAGATCTTATCGGCTCGCGGAGAACCATCATCTGTATCTCACCAGCATCAGTCGTCTTCCCGGATATGACACGGATCGGATTGCCACCATACCTTGGCTGGTAGGTACCGTCACGCACCCCCACAAAGTCGCCGTCACCAATCCGGCCATCCCGGTCAAGGTCCAGCCAGGCGACAACGTAGTAGATGCCGGGTAACACCCCGTCGAACTCGAACCGGGCCCAATGGGAGTACCCGGCCATGTCCGCACACACCTCGTAGCACGCCGGTTCGGAAAGGTCCTGTTTGGGATACAGTCTAATAGTACTCCCCCGTACGTCACCCGATTCGCCGAGCACGGGCTTCACCGCCCCGATGACCTTGGTCGGATGCCGGCAGCCGACCAGCACAAGCATCATCGCTGCAAGGCCTAGCGGCAACCCAAGGCCTATTTGAACTGGCCTAGTCAAGATACTTCCTCGCAGCCTCTTCAAATTCGGCTTTGCGTCTAGCCAGTGCTCTTTCTCTGGCCTCAGACCTGCGGCGGAGACTCACGGCCACATTCTGCTTGATCGAGGCCTCTGCCTGATTACCATCCGTTGCCGCCCGGCACGCAGCGATAAGCGACTCAAAAAGGGCAATCTGATCCTCATTCTCCTCCTCAAGCGCTTCCAAGTACCGTTCCGCTTTGGTACAGAAAGAACTTAGGGCATAGGCCGCATCGGCCGCAAGACGGTGAGACAGCCCGAGAAGCCCCTGGTTTGCGTGCCGCGCCTGAGCTAACTCGGCACTTGAGCTGTCAAGGAGACCAAATGCAGAGTTTGTTAGATAAAGCACGGCCGCCGCGTTATCCACGGTTATTTCCTCTGTACCCAGCACCGATCTGGCCCGTAGCAAGAGCCTTGCTACCTGGGCAGTCCCAACCTTGATGCGTTCCACCTCCTGACGCACCTCGGCCTGCAGCTGACTATCAGAGTCGTCACTGCCCGCAGTTGTTGGCTCGACCGAAACCGGTGTCGCCGTGCGGATAACTGGCGGTAGCCTGGTCTGCTGCGGTCCCCACAACAGACCAGGCCTATACCGAACAAGAAGAACAATAGCAACGCCCAGCACTATAATTGTGAACCAGAGCACCCCACGTCGGAACACGGTCACTATGGTCATCCTCTTCTGGTCGGGCCTGAAAACCAGCCTCGGCAGTTCAGGCTTCGACCCGGTGCCGCATGTCTGCTTCTCTTCAGTCATTGCTTAGTAAACTAGGCTAGCCACTCGGACAACATTGTCAATAGCATTCTGTGCCTTGACAACCGCATGGCGTGCGCTATCTTGCAGCCATGCGGAGCACTGCCGCTTCGAAATTGCCAGTCGGCATTCAGAACCAGATGGCACCGACGAGCCCTGCCACATTGGAATCGGAATGAATGCCGTCGGCTCGCTCCTCTTCGGCCTACTCTTCGGGTCAATACCGTTCGGCTATCTTTTCGGTCGGCTGAGAAGAACTGATGTCCGTACCCGTGGTTCGGGCAACATCGGATTCACGAACGTCTACCGCGTCTTCGGACTTGGCTGGGCAATCCCGGTTCTTCTGCTTGATGTTGGTAAGGGCATGGTACCGGTTGCGCTCGCCCCTACAATCAGGTTCGTGCCAGGCCTGGTCGGTGCTGGTGCAGTGCTTGGCCACGTGTTTTGCCCCTGGCTCGGCCTGCGTGGCGGCAAGGGTGTGGCAACCACAATTGGGGTCAGTGCATTACTCTGTCCCCGCAGTCTTCTAGCCGGACTTGTGCTCTACGCGGTTGTACTTCTCGCCTCTGGGTTCGTATCGGCTTCGTCGCTCGTTTTTGCAGTTGCGCTCCCAGTCCTAACCGCGTTTCTGTATCAACACAATCCGTCGCTTCTCGCTTTCACCATCGTCGTTGCCTTAGTTATGCTCGTGCGCCACATCGGCAATATCAGACGGCTCCTCCGGGGGACCGAACCCAAGTTTGGGCTTTGGCTAAAACTGTTCAAGAAGCAGAAGTGAACAAGGTCGCATTTGTCGGCGCTGGCCGGTGGGCCCTTGCACTCGCGCTCAGACTTGACGAGCAGGGAACCGAGACTGCACTCTGGGAGCCGGTCGAACCACACCTGCACCGTCTGCTTGCAACAAGACGCCATCCCGACCTGCCAGATACTGCTGTCATCCCGAACCACCTGCTCGTGTCCGGCGATCTTGATCAGGTTCTGACCGGTGCACGGTTCGTTATTTTTGCGGTTCCGTCTGAATCCCTTGCAGCTGTTGCCAGGACCTGCGCACACGGAGTTCCCGCCACTGCCGAGGTCATTATCACCGTTACCAAGGGCATCGACCCAGGAACCCATCAGCGGCTTTCAACCATACTTGCAGAAATCCTACCAGCAAGGCCAGTCGTAGTCCTCGCTGGTCCGGCAATACCGTACGACTTCGCACTCGGAGACCCAACTTCACTTGTTGCTGCGTCCGAGCACGAGTCTGCAGCCCAGACAGTACGCGACTTCCTTACCGCCGGCAACCTGCGGGTTTACTCCTCAAGTGATGTTGTCGGCGTCGAACTCGGTGCTGCGCTCAAAAATGTCATCGCGCTGGCTGCCGGCATCAGCGATGGTCTCGGCCTTGGCATCAACGCCAAGGCCGCGCTGCTGACCCGTGGCTTAGCCGAAATGACTCGACTCGGCATCGCTCTCAACGCGAACCCACTTACCTTTGCCGGGCTTGCTGGAATGGGTGACCTGGTCGTCACTGCTTTTTCTGAGCGTTCGCGTAACCACGCACTCGGCCGGCTAATCGGCCAGGGCCGAACCTTGGAGCAGGCGCGCACAACGCTGTCCGGTGTCGCCGAAGGCGCAGCAACATGCCGGACTGCCCTTGCCCTATCTCGGCGCTTTCACGTCGAGATGCCGATAACCGAAGAAGTCTGTCGCATCCTGTACGAAAGTTCCAGCCCAGAACACGGCCTGAAGCGGCTCCTCCGCCGGACTCCGAAAAAGGAGGAGAATTGACGCCAAAACAGAACGAACAGCCAGTATCTGAGGACCGGCCCCAGACGAAGTTCTACACTGTCACGCAGGTCTGCCGCCAACTGGGAGTCCAGCCCCATGTTCTGCGGTACTGGGAAGAAGAGTTCGAAATCAGGGTCAAACGTAACTCAGCTGGCCGACGGGTGTTCTCAGCCGACCAGCTCGAGCGGCTGCAGACAATAAAACACCTCCTCCGGCGTGAGCGGCTGACCGTCCGGGGTGCAAAGGCTCGACTAGCAAAAATGGACCGCAACCCGGACCTGCGCTCAACCGACCTGCGCAGTCTCCTCCCCTGGCTCAAGAAAGAACTCATCTCGATAAGAGCGCTGCTCAGCAGCAAGTAATCCCACCACGATCCCCGCGCACAGATGGCACATAGCACTTGCGGCGACGAACTTGCTCACCTCCACCCTGCCGGCTCCGTAGCGCAGTAACTTCGTCTTTGCCTGGAAAATGCTGGCCCGGGCCATGGCGCCCGGGCCAGCAGACTTGCCGCTTTCTTAGAAGTCCACCGCAAGCGTCAGCCGATGCGAGCCGCCGAGCCGGGCCAAGTCGCGGTAGCTGTAGTCAAATCCGAGTCCGAATGTTTCGGCTGGCCGGAGTTTGAGTCCGATACCTGCTGACAAACCGGTCCGAAACCCGATGTCCTCGCCGTAGCTCATGTCGGTGTTCACGATGTAACCGGCCCGGGCCGTCAGCACACGGTAGTTATACTCAAGGCCTAGATTCACCTTCTCGTTGACGTCGTTGAAGTGGTTCAGGTCTGCGGCCGCAGTCAGTCGGGAGTTGCCGTCATCGAGGAAGTCATAGGCGACCCCGAATCGGAACACGACGGGCAGGGAGAAGTTTTCTGTCAGGTATGTACCAGGGATCGGCTCACGGGTCCAGGGCCACTCCCAGCCCGGATCGTGGGTGAAATTCAACTGGCTGCCGTGGAATGCCATGTCCGGTCCGAAGTTTGCGATCGCCATAGCGAGTCTGAGGTTGCGCCAGCCGGTATTGTAGTGTATGCCTAGGTCAAAGGCTGCACCCGTGGCACTCACGTCCCAGATTTTCTCAGAGAGCACCTTCGCCGACAGACCGAAGGCCAGCTTCTCCGTTATCATCCGGGCGTAGGAGGCTCCGAACGCGAGGTCCGTACCGGTGAACATGAACCCCGTACCCTGGTAGTCCTCGATTGTCGTCTCCTCCATCTCACCCATGGTCAGCGCAGTCACATTGAACCCGAAACTGCCCGAGGTAGTCGGCAGCACAACCGAGACGAACTCGTGGTTGATGTCGGCAATCCAATCAATGTGGTTGACGAGCGCCTGGCGTCCGGGCACAAGGGCAAGCCCGGCCGGGTTCCAGTACGCCGCGGTGGCGTCGTCAGCAACCGCAACAAAGGCATCACCCATGCCGGTGCTCCGTCCAACTCCAATCTTGAGGAACGACATCCCGGCCATGCCGATCTTGGTGAAGAGGCCGTAAGCAGGAATCACCAGGAACGCCAAGAGTACCGTGACTAGAATAACCCTTGGACTTCTCCGTATCGCTGTATCTCTGTTGTTTGTCATGTTCGCCTCCTAGTACACCAGCACAAACTTGCCGACCTGAGTACCGAGCTCATTGGCGTCAACGTGGAAGATGTACAGACCGGGAGCCGGTTTCTGACTGTTCTCGTTCAACAGGTCCCAGTCCTCGTCCCCGCCGTACTGGTTGGGCAGGCCGCCCGCCTCCGGCTTGGTCTCATCATGCGTAAGCGTCCGTACCAGGTCACCGGCAAGGTTATAGATGCGAATCGTACACTTCGAAGGCAGATTGATGAACTTGAGCTTGCGGAAATCAGGATGCCGCTCCCACTCATTACGCACAAGATACGGGTTCGGCACGACCTTGACGTTAAGTTTCGCGGTATCCGACTTGGCAAACTGTGCCGCCTTGAACTCAACATCGTAGGCCGCATTGTATGGTGTCGGCGAAAGTGTCTGGGAGTAGACAATCCAGGTGTCGCCTGGAGCTGGCTCGAACTTGGCCGGCCCCGACGGGTTGAATCCGAACGTGCTACCGCACAGGTACATAAACCAAGTCTTGCCCAGCGAGAACGTATCGGCTGCGTCCCGGATATCGCGGAAGCACCAGCCATCAGCTGAGTCCGGACTTGCGGCCCTCGGGCTGTAGTAGCGGTACGGCACCGCAATCTGATTCTCGATGTCGAACACATCGCAGGTCAGCTTACCAGATGGATGGCTCTTCCAGACAATGCGGTAGTTGGAGCCGCGAAATGCCCAGAGCGCCTTGTTCTGGGTTGCAATCGGCAGTGACAGCGAATCCTGTGGGTAGCTGCCACTCACGACTACAACCCGCTGGAAGGGCTGA harbors:
- a CDS encoding MerR family transcriptional regulator; protein product: MTPKQNEQPVSEDRPQTKFYTVTQVCRQLGVQPHVLRYWEEEFEIRVKRNSAGRRVFSADQLERLQTIKHLLRRERLTVRGAKARLAKMDRNPDLRSTDLRSLLPWLKKELISIRALLSSK
- the plsY gene encoding glycerol-3-phosphate 1-O-acyltransferase PlsY; translated protein: MNAVGSLLFGLLFGSIPFGYLFGRLRRTDVRTRGSGNIGFTNVYRVFGLGWAIPVLLLDVGKGMVPVALAPTIRFVPGLVGAGAVLGHVFCPWLGLRGGKGVATTIGVSALLCPRSLLAGLVLYAVVLLASGFVSASSLVFAVALPVLTAFLYQHNPSLLAFTIVVALVMLVRHIGNIRRLLRGTEPKFGLWLKLFKKQK
- a CDS encoding PorV/PorQ family protein — its product is MTNNRDTAIRRSPRVILVTVLLAFLVIPAYGLFTKIGMAGMSFLKIGVGRSTGMGDAFVAVADDATAAYWNPAGLALVPGRQALVNHIDWIADINHEFVSVVLPTTSGSFGFNVTALTMGEMEETTIEDYQGTGFMFTGTDLAFGASYARMITEKLAFGLSAKVLSEKIWDVSATGAAFDLGIHYNTGWRNLRLAMAIANFGPDMAFHGSQLNFTHDPGWEWPWTREPIPGTYLTENFSLPVVFRFGVAYDFLDDGNSRLTAAADLNHFNDVNEKVNLGLEYNYRVLTARAGYIVNTDMSYGEDIGFRTGLSAGIGLKLRPAETFGLGFDYSYRDLARLGGSHRLTLAVDF
- a CDS encoding NAD(P)H-dependent glycerol-3-phosphate dehydrogenase — translated: MNKVAFVGAGRWALALALRLDEQGTETALWEPVEPHLHRLLATRRHPDLPDTAVIPNHLLVSGDLDQVLTGARFVIFAVPSESLAAVARTCAHGVPATAEVIITVTKGIDPGTHQRLSTILAEILPARPVVVLAGPAIPYDFALGDPTSLVAASEHESAAQTVRDFLTAGNLRVYSSSDVVGVELGAALKNVIALAAGISDGLGLGINAKAALLTRGLAEMTRLGIALNANPLTFAGLAGMGDLVVTAFSERSRNHALGRLIGQGRTLEQARTTLSGVAEGAATCRTALALSRRFHVEMPITEEVCRILYESSSPEHGLKRLLRRTPKKEEN